Genomic DNA from Bradysia coprophila strain Holo2 chromosome X unlocalized genomic scaffold, BU_Bcop_v1 contig_39, whole genome shotgun sequence:
CAACAGATACAACCTCCACCATCCGTCGAAAACGACCACACCGACTCCTCATCGTCAGTGGACTCCGGTGAATTCGGGGATATGGTTGTAGTAGATTATCCAAGACCGACAGTAAGTTTTGATTATTCGGGATGCTTAACTCTGGGCTCAATGTTAACTTCATACAGCGCCGAAATGACATCAACCCCTGGATACAATATTCTTCCAACCAATTTGTACCGAATGCGATAATAGGAGGACGAGATCATGGTCACATACCATTGTATATCGGACGAGCACTACATGGAAGGGCCCTAATACCgggaaaagtatttttttctgaTGATTTTTTCTCGTGACCTTTCCGTGTTAAAACGTCCCATTCTAACagataaattttgaatacaAAACCTGCTACATTCCGTGGGGTGGTGACGAACATGAAAAGTCTAATTTTGAGATTTTGACGAACATTTCTGGAACGTGGCTTCCCAATTCAGGCGGAACGATTCCAGTAGATGCCTTTGCAGCTGGGCATTCAGAAGATGGAGAAACTTTGTACATTGGTCGAGCTCACATTGAAGGAACATTAGCGATTGGAAAAGTGCATCCATCGCACGGTTGCTGCTTTATATCGTACGCCGGTAGGGAATACGATAGACAAGATTACGAAATTTTCGTTCTATGTAATTAGAGGCGGTGCATTTGGTGTGACAATTCGGCTCTTTGAGTGAATTGGAAAACAGGGATTATGACTCGATACTCGGGATGGTAGGTTTTTACACTACACCGAGcttaagcatttttttttactaattgtGATGATTCgtcacaattttcattttcattgaagaATGTGACACTTTAGAAGATAATATAGCATTGTTCCATAAaactttaatgaaattttgttaacaTCGTCGTAATTTAAGGAGAAGAAGATGGACACTAAGAGTGGTAATGTTTGGAACATTCTGCGAGTAGAGTGTGGGAAGCGATAAATTAAAATACGTGATCTTTCTTAAACAATAACGGCATATTGATCGCCAACTCCACACATCTGACATGgcttttttgggaattttaattctttttttttcgtaattttcagaattaaagaTCCCAATAATGCCAATAAAATTCTTCAGTGAAACTTCCACTGCAACCACATTTTGCAAGGTCGACTTTTGTAGCACTAGTCCTAGGTTTTCCGAGCGGAGCTAGTGAACTAATGTGCCCAGCCACTCGTCTGAATATATCCTTACTTTATCTACCTTGATTCTTAAAACCTTAAATTAAATCAAGATAGATATTGTAAATAGCTCGCTATGTATGTGTAGCACTGCCTacctttgacaattttttctctcgagaaatttctgaactttttagattttctcaaataaaaaaaggggaattccagaaaattcatcaaaattgaaaaataaggaaTTCCTTGAATGTCTTCTGTGCCTTTACTTTTCGATACTAGTTCCGAAAAGTAAGCAACTCTTCACCACTAATGACGAAAATTAgactacttttcgtcactagtgacgaaaagtaagtAATATCAACGAGGTGGATGAATAAATTCAGAATAAATTGGCCatgaataaatcaaatttattgaagttGTCATATAGCATCTATGCAGCAACTTGTTTCtatgactgaaagtcagggtcttacaccagaaaataccgaaaaatgtgggtaacaaaaaggttcactgtgattgaaaatgtatgaaatgctatgaaaaacgttaaatgtgggtaacaatttttcgttgagggcttgagtaattcttaaccaatTTGgctgattctttttttttgaatacgtggaattaaaatcccgaggctaagttcgaagatgggctatgtaggactaaggatctggaagctatccgagAAAAAAGGGGTTTTAAACTGTTGATCATAgtctcaattaaaaaagattactttgatg
This window encodes:
- the LOC119069741 gene encoding uncharacterized protein LOC119069741 — its product is MADGKGNFSNSLQCHVCFDDYKIDQRIWQCRSGHSICELCRNHLRECPFCKAPYEGTRNYAIEDIIRELKGDGDRAGSDRVSPIAPSAPADDNVIAADSHQQIQPPPSVENDHTDSSSSVDSGEFGDMVVVDYPRPTRRNDINPWIQYSSNQFVPNAIIGGRDHGHIPLYIGRALHGRALIPGKINFEYKTCYIPWGGDEHEKSNFEILTNISGTWLPNSGGTIPVDAFAAGHSEDGETLYIGRAHIEGTLAIGKVHPSHGCCFISYAGREYDRQDYEIFVLCN